From Penaeus monodon isolate SGIC_2016 chromosome 42, NSTDA_Pmon_1, whole genome shotgun sequence, one genomic window encodes:
- the LOC119599441 gene encoding 60S ribosomal export protein NMD3-like, producing MDYITPGAPTVGVILCCDCGAAIQPNPTNRCIACLRARNDISEGIPKQGNLHFCKGCERYLEPPSTWVFAPLESKELLRLCLKKLKGLNKVRLVDAGFAWTEPHSKRIKVKLSVQKEIQEGAVLQQDFIVEFLVTGQMCDDCHRVEAKDYWQAVVQVRQKTDHKRTFYYLEQLILKHRAHEKTLGIKPVHEGLDFFFSFEPYARKLLDFFSSVVPCRWTQSKKLISHDIHSNTYNYKHTFSVEIVPVCKDSVVCLSPKLAHQLGGIGQICIVHRITNVICLIDPNTAQIAELNSSTYWKAPFKALCTSKKLIEFIVMDISEAQVKRFKGQGHISSKHQVGEVWVQRESELGTDNMLFCRTHLGHLLHPGDAVLGFDMSTSNVNDDNIDKMNTDHVPDVVLVKKVYADKATRNRRRRFKLRHLGLDDETSSQNKDYIDFLEDLEEDQQLRHNVNIYRDTDKLQNTDTESEAGEVPRISLEEMLDDLQIDMEAAGGNDDDEGEEMDE from the exons atggATTATATTACGCCCGGAGCACCGACTGTTGGTGTGAT CCTGTGTTGTGATTGTGGTGCGGCAATCCAGCCCAACCCAACCAACAGATGCATAGCCTGCCTGCGAGCGCGCAATGACATCTCAGAGGGTATCCCCAAGCAGGGAAACCTCCACTTCTGCAAAGGGTGTGAGCGATACCTGGAACCCCCTTCAACATGGGTGTTTGCTCCCCTCGAGTCAAAGGAGCTCCTGCGACTCTGTCTCAAGAAGCTCAAAGGACTCAATAAAGTGCGTCTTGTAGATGCGGGGTTTGCGTGGACTGAACCTCATTCAAAGAGAATAAAG GTCAAATTGAGTGTGCAGAAGGAAATTCAAGAAGGAGCGGTTCTGCAGCAAGATTTCATCGTAGAATTCTTGGTTACGGGGCAGATGTGCGATGACTGCCACAGAGTTGAAGCTAAGGATTACTGGCAGGCTGTGGTCCAg GTGAGGCAAAAAACAGACCACAAAAGAACATTCTACTATCTGGAACAGCTGATTCTAAAGCACAGAGCCCATGAAAAGACCCTTGGCATCAAGCCTGTACATG AGGGTCtagatttcttcttctccttcgaaCCTTATGCCAGGAAGCTGCTAGACTTCTTTTCGTCTGTGGTTCCATGCCGTTGGACACAGTCAAAGAAGCTTATCTCCCATGACATCCATTCCAATACGtacaattacaaacacacattcag TGTCGAGATTGTACCAGTTTGTAAAGATAGTGTGGTGTGCCTGTCTCCCAAATTGGCGCACCAGCTAGGAGGGATTGGACAGATTTGCATAGTACATCGTATTACAAATGTTATATGTCTAATAGACCCAAATACTGCCCAGA TTGCTGAACTGAACAGCAGCACATACTGGAAAGCTCCATTCAAGGCTCTCTGCACATCTAAGAAGCTGATCGAATTCATTGTGATGGACATTTCTGAGGCCCAGGTGAAGCGATTCAAAGGCCAAGGACACATCTCTTCAAAA CATCAGGTAGGTGAGGTCTGGGTGCAGCGGGAGAGTGAGCTGGGGACCGATAATATGCTCTTCTGTCGAACTCATCTTGGTCACCTTCTCCATCCTGGGGACGCAGTCTTAGg ATTTGACATGTCTACATCTAATGTCAACGATGACAATATAGACAAAATGAATACGGATCATGTGCCTGATGTTGTACTGGTCAAGAAAGTGTATGCTGACAAGGCCACCCGCAATCGTAGACGTCGTTTCAAGTTGCGGCATCTTGGTCTGGATGATGAAACTAGCAGTCAAAATAA GGATTATATTGACTTCCTGGAAGACCTGGAGGAAGATCAGCAGCTGCGCCACAACGTCAACATCTACCGCGATACTGACAAACTCcagaacacagacacagagagcgaAGCTGGTGAGGTGCCCAGGATCAGCCTTGAGGAGATGCTGGATGACCTGCAGATTGACATGGAGGCGGCAggagggaatgatgatgatgagggggaggagatggatgagTGA